A stretch of DNA from Castor canadensis chromosome 2, mCasCan1.hap1v2, whole genome shotgun sequence:
CAGCATAGAAGCTGACCTTTAATTCACAATCTGACAAATTAAAAATCCTCCATGATGGCAGAGGGGCCTGTCCACAGAGCAGAGTCCTCACCAAGGATTCCTCCTCCTACAGCCCAATGAAACACTCCACTCTCACACCCCACCATATCAGCCCTGCTCTCTCCATGCTATTAAAATGCCAGCCATGACCACATGGGGACAGAGTATGCAGGTCCACTGGCTGCATCCCACAGGCCTCCTGGGCCCCCCTGAACATCAGGTTGTGATGCCAAAGGAAAATGGAGTTTGACTGGCAGGTAACAGAAGGTcgaagtcttctctgagttcccTGAAAAACTTGTGGGCATTTCTCAATTCACTTTGTCTTTGGATGCTCTTTATACAGAAAATGGTGTGTTAATGAAGCATCTAAAGGAGACAAGGACAATTTCATTGCTGTGAGGAAAATTACTTACGGCTCTGAGCCCGGCTTGTGGGCTGACCAGCTGGGTGACTTTGGATAAGTCCTGCCTTGTAATTGGATATAAAACAAGGGTAGCTGGTGGTTCACCTTTGAGGACCCTCCTATATGATTCCACAAATCCAAGATAACTGCAGCTCCCTCCCTTTTCCCAGTCTCCCTAACTCAAATCATCGCCACCATTTACActttcattacatttattttgaCCTTCACAAGGAAGTTTGCCCAGGTTTGCTCCAGTTATGGCTTTCTCTCTTTAGGAAACCTGGCTGTGAAGGCCAAGGTCTCTTGACATGGCCAAAATGACCTTTAATGTTTGCAGTGTCTTATATCAAGCAAGTATACAATGTCCTGTGACAGAGCAGATAAGACTTGAGAGAGATTGTAGAGGTCGTCCTCaccaattctctcaggtaaggcATAGGAAACAGAGTCTTGCCATCTCTCCTTGATTTCAAGATGCACATTTTCAGATCTCAGAGGTCAGGTAACTTCTCTGATCAATGGTATTGTGTCAATACTGTGGGTGGGGAGTAAAGGCAAGTGCTCTGGGAGAGGACTGCACTGCTTCAACCAGCCACTCGGGGCCACCCAGCCTGTGACTGTGTGGCACGGCGGTCCCTACTTGAAGTTCTTCAGTAACGCGCTGATTGTGCAAATCCAGAGTAAAGCTGCACAAGTAGCTCCCACCTCCTATTCTTAGGAAGATTCTTCCCTGCTGGTGTAAAAGTTGAGACATGTATTTCCTTTCTCCTACTGCATGGTGGCTCTATTTCTCATTTACCCTCTCAGCGAGAGGGTCACagctttgtgagtgtgtgtgtgtgtgtgtgtgtgttgggaggggTGTCTCCTATTAGTTGCTCATGCTGGGTTTGTTTTCCTTCCTACTGgtacataaaataataatgcaTCTTAAAATCATGACTCATCATGTTTGATGGAAAAAGTTCCCATTGCAAGTATTACAATATTTGAAGTGATTCGCTTGCTAACGGAAGACGAGATAGGATtttgaagaaatggtttcaggaGATCAAAGTCTATGTGTTGTCCTAAACCACTTCTTGTCTGTGCTGCTCACTGGGTAGCACTTGGACCCATTGATGGCTTCCCCTGACTCTGGGGACAAAGCCCTGAAGGTCTTGCTCTTCCCTAGTCTTGTCTGTGCCATACTCCTGTTCTCTCCCCTCCAGCTTTCCTTTTGTCCTCTCTTTGCCAGCCTTCCATGCCCCTCTCATCACCGGGCCCTGGCATGAATGCCCTGTTGGGAGCATCTTTCCCTGCTTTGGTAGCTGATCTCAGCTCAAGGGTCCGTACTTTAAGGACACCTCCCCTGAGCAGATCAAACCCCTACTGCAGGCCTTGCAGTGCTGCCTGCTTCTCTTTCACAGCATAGGCCCCATCTGCCATTCTGCATGTGTGTGACTTAAGCTGGAATCTTTCACTGCACTGAGAACTCCATAAAGGCAGGAAACAGGCCTATTTTTACTGGGAATGCAGTTATTCCCAGACTCAAGACAAGTGACTGGAAGTTGGCAGGTGCCTGGGTATCATTTGTCTCCACAAGTACAGAATAAAACATCTAGAGACGGGGCCATAAGGGGAAGCAGAAAAAGTCACAGACCTGTCATCCAAAGGCCTCCAATTTGCCATTAATGATGTGGGGCATCTCCTCTCTGCTTTCTCATCCCTAAACTGGGAATAACATTTAATCCAAGTATCTGACAGGGGTGTTTTGTGAGGCCATGAAGACACTTTGAAACTATATAATCTGTCCCCTCCAGCCTCAAGCTTAAGTATAATGCTAGGTCCATATTCTGTGTACTGTCTGTATGATTTGGCGGACTGTCCTGTCCTCTGGGGAAAGGGAGATGAGATCACATAACCCTTGATGAAGGATGCTCAAAGATTTGGATCAAGAAGGGACCACTGAGCTCTGTGCTTCTCAATCTTTATGTCTACCTTCTTCAGACTCATGAAATTTCTATACCTTTGGGGCCAAATGGTCTAGTACATAAAAGGAACCTCTGTGATGAGTATCCTTTGGTCTTCATTCTCAAAACAAAGTTGGATTCCTGAGTTAGAAGCCGGGGGAGTGTGGGGAGAGGATAGGTGCTGCTCCTTCCTTCCCGCTCTGCAGGCTGATCTTTAGACAGGGACAGGCCCAGGTAGGAACACCTTCTGAAACACAGCTCCTGAAACAATCATCTGCAGGTGTACACATTCCACCCACACCTGGCAAAATACATGAAGTTAAACTTGACATCTAGGATCTGAACTTTAATATTAACACGAATTCCTTACAGCTAAGCCTCACTACTTTCTTGTCTCTGGCTCACCTCAGAGATGGACACCCTGAGTTTCCATTTTATCTGTATCAGCTAGCTGTGAAGGACTTTAAGTCCTTCTCCTCCTCTGAATCAATTTCCTCATCAGTTATGGAGAAATTAAGAATAAGATCATCACTCACCTTCCTATCTTGCAGAGTTCTAAAAGGATCAAGTAAGGTCACAGACATAAAGGCATGCTAAATGAAAAGTCAATTCAAACGAAAGGCAGTATTTTCTCTGTGCATTTTAAATCCCTGCTTCTGTGGCAGGGAAGTACCCTGCTGACTTAGGTACCCTTAGTTAACTCAATTATTGCCCAAGATCTGCAATCATAAGGTATGTAGGAGGAACATGAGAAGTGAACCAATCCATCATCACTAATCAATTATCAAGCAGCACCCAGTGCCAGCCAGCCTCCCCCTGAAGAGGGGCACACCAAGGGGCATTTATTCTCTAACTGTTCCAACAACTCGAGTGCCCTGCCAGGGCCCCCTCAGAACACCAGGCTGGTGAGGGATGCACAGAAGGAATAATTAACTAGCACCTCAGCAACTGTAGATTCTCAGAAGCAGGTGGAGGCTGTGCTGCAGACACCCACCCTGCAGTGTAATTCTAGCTATATCACACTTCTGCAAACCATCCAGGACGCACTATGGCTGGATTCTGGTGCTCAGAACTTCAAACTGGCCAGGACATCCTCAGTGCGTGACCTGTTGAGCAGCTCCGATAGGGAGTCAATGGCATCCCGGTGGAACATGGAGCCTTGGTCATCTGTATCCCTTCTTTCCAGCTGGAAGCTGCCCACCAGTTCCTGCATCCACTGAAGGTCTGCTGAGAGCGCCTGCCTCAGAGCCTCAAACTGTGCCTGCAGATGGTCCAATTTCCTGGCCACGCTTCCAAGGCTGGACCCTGTGGCCTGGATGTCTTCTCGCACGAGTTTCTTCAAGGACTCCACCTTGCGGAATTCGTACCTGAGCTGGGACAAGTCGTGGCGGGCACTCTCGTTCTCCTCTCGGTACCAAGCCGCCTTCTCATTGTAGATGGAGACCAGGGCCTCCACATCATCCTGGAGAGTGTCATGGGCCTCTGCTAGAGCACGGCATCCCTGGTCTACCTGAGCCATGTCTTCTACCACATGGGCAAAACGCTCAAAGTTGACATAGGTGTTGTTCGGGGGCATGCTGGAGTGGCACTTGAGGGTGTACTCTCTCAGGCGTTTGGTCTTCAGCTGAGCAGGCTGTGTCTTCTGCTGTTCAGGGGCTCTAACGTCTCCTTTGGACTGACAGGTGTTCAGACAGAAGAACCAGAATATTAATAGGATGTGTGCTCCAAAAGGCAGTCCAAGCTGCAAGGCGGAAGGCACAGACATGGCTTCTTTAGCATTCACTGCATGTGTCAGGCCCTGAGGAGAGCCAGGGTGGAGCCAGCACTCCCACAGAGCATAAGAAAGGTCAAGGAGAGTGAGGACTGCTGCCTGCATGCTCACTTGAGGGCAGAGAGGTCCATGGCCATTAGAGCAGGTCTCCACATGCTTAGCATTTTAGGGGGCTCACACAGACAAGCAGGCTGCAGCCAGAACTCTGCAGATATCCACTCACGAGCTGGAGCACACAAAGCCATGGCTGGCAGAGAGAAGCTGAGGGGTGTCTCTCTTCCAGGGTTCCTTGGGCTTTGGCAACACTTACCATGCTCTGCAGGAAGGATCCCAAGAGACTACCTAGCTCTGTGTTCTGGGCTCACCCCCCACCTGGAGGACCCTtccccatctttctttttttggctgcactggggtttgaactcaaggcctcatgcttgcaaggcaggtgctattactgcttgagccattccactagtccttttccttcctcatctttCAATGAACAGATGAACCTGACCTTTTCCCAGACCACTCCACCCTCCCTGCTTTCCATCATCCATAGGCCTCTACCCTTCTTATCTGCACACAGATCATCTCATCAACCATCTCATTAAACAATAAAGGCGAATGGGAAGTCTGGGAATTGCAAACCTAGTCAGTCAGCAGAACTAGGGCCATGACCCTGGTTTCAGAGTCCCACCCTCCTGAGGTGCTTTTCACTCTAACAGCCTGCAAGGCCCTTTGCAAAACCAGCAGCTGAAGCATCAATTACAAGGAGTTAGGCAGGGATTTGCCCTTTTGCCCTGACTCTCCCAAGAAGGAAGAGAATGCTTTAATAGGGTGGTGGCCTCTCTTCCTGAGTCCTTCCAGTAGCCTGTGTAAGCCATATGACTATTTAGAGTGTCAATCTTTACTCAGAGCCccagaaggcagaaagaaaagacCCACACTGGTTACAAAGTTAGGGTTTTTAATTGCCATTGATCTCTGTATGACTCTATATAACTGAGGAGTCCTGATTTCTGCTGTGAGGAGTGACAATGACATGTCCTTAGGACAAAGAACATTTTGAAAGATAACCCCAGAGAAAAAGCATTTCAACAGAGGTTTGTGAGGGTTTTGTTTCATGAGTTATCTGAGCCCATGAAATTCAAACTTAAAGTAGCATGACCCTATTTGAACAAGCTTAGGTCCTTTTGGACCCCTGATTAGCTGTCATCTGTACCTAAGGGACAAGCAAAGGGCTTTCTATGGGCTCTTTGCATCTGGCTGCCACAGACAGCCCTGGTGACAGAACAGGGACCCTGCTCACTGGAATTCACCACTGTGCCCTTACCATGATCCAGGGGTGTCTGAGAGCCTCTTGGATGGTGAGCCGTTTCCTGCAACGAGGATTAGAAAACAGGGGTGACCCATGAGGACAGAGCATCTGCatcccactctttttttttgcattctttgaCCATGCATCCAAGCAGCACAGTGGGGAATACAGAGATGACTGGGAATAAGCTGCATTTCCTGAACTCCAGGGAAAGTGACCCAGGAAGACCCCTCAACAGAGACCTCACTACATGAACATGCCTGATCTCATCTGGTCTCGGAAGCTAAGCAAGGTAGGGGGCTTGCTTAATCCTTGGATGGACTTACTACCAAGCCCGCATCTTCAGTTCCAAAGTTGAAAGGCTTAACACCACCCTCTAGGGGAGTCAGCCAGATCTCCATTGCTCAACTCCTGGTGTCTGTTTGTCTCCCAGGTTTCTCCTCTGCCCTTCACTTCTGTGTACGCAGGTAGGGTGGCCTTTCCTTACACAGGGAAGGCAGATCCCCTGAGCTTCAGAGGGGACCCAACTTTGATGCTCTCTGGAGTGTTTGGGACCAAGAGGATATAGCCTTCTAGCATCTATGGCCTTTCCCTCTGTCCTATCCAGGCCCTGCTCTGGGCACCCGACAGCACACAATTTCCTtcttatcttcttcttcttctttttctttctcttttttcttgcagtactggggcttaaactcagaacctcaccttgagccattccaccagcccaatttttttgtgatagggttttagggttttttccttttttttttttccttcgttGCTGGGGacggaactcagggcctttcacttgccaggcaagtgctcttccattgggctaaatccccaacccgtgacagggttttttgagatagggtctcgggaactatttgcccaggctggcttttaactgtgatcctcctgatttctgcctcctgagtagctaggattaaaggtgtgagccactggtgcctgccctGCCCATCTTCTTCTTTGACCCCACAGCCGCAAGGCCCACCCTGGCCCCTGAAGCAGGAGCGGAATCAGTATATGTCACCTCTCCTCCCACTGTACCGCCTCCCTCCACTACCAACCTGAACTGCCTTGCAAACTCTACCGCTTTACCTTTCCAACCTCAGCTCCAGGTGTCTTTGGGACAGACTGCACAAGATAATGAGCCCTAAGAACTATGAACTGATCTCCAAAcatacgcgcacacacacacactcacatgaaTTATTTGCATTTCAGCAGGAGGCCAGGAAGGCAGAAAGACTTCAGCAGGCAAGATGAATGACAAGTGTTGGCCAGTCACACTGTTTAGCACTTGCCCAGATTAGAACACAATAGTGCAGGTGTCAGCTGTGGCAAAGTGGGGACAAACTGGCACATCTTTGACAGAGGCAACAAGAGAGGATCAGTACCTGAGAAAACAATGCCTTTCTCTATCTTCTTACCGGGTCTCTTTTACCAGAAGCTTCCGAATGAAGTCCTTGGCCAGCTCGCTAGTCTGGCTGAAGAATTCCTCGTCAAAGTCGTAACTCACTGCTGTGATATTTGCCAGTGTTTCCTGCTTCGTGTCTCCCAGGAAAGGGGATGCTCCACTTAGGCTGAACACAACAGAGAGCACACCACATGACTGCAGGAAAGGGGATGGAAATGGGGGCTATGGATTTGGGGAACCCTGACCTGTACTGTGGCATTGGGCTGGGAGGCACCTGGCAACCCTGGGCAGCCAAACAGCACCCTTGTCAATGCAGTCCAACTGAAAGCCCTTCATGGAGGACTACGTACCTGGCAGAGAGAGATTGAGACTGTCCTTGAAGGACTCAAAAGCTGAGAGGATAGACACACAGAGGCACGATTTTCATAGTCCCCAGCAGAACAAAGCAGACTAGAAAGCCAGTTAAAGGACTTGGGGAGCACAGGAAAGAAGGGGGCTGACGCAGCATCACAGGAGAGTTGACATTTGTGTTGGTTGGATCTTGAAGAATGAAGCATTCGTCAGCAATCAGAGAAGGAGATGaaggggctagaggcatggctcaagccataaagtgcctgccttataagccagaagccctgagttcaaatcccagttccaccaaaaaaacaaacaaacataaaacagagaagaaggaaatggaaagatCTTGCAGGCTAAGGCTAAGGGAACAACTTGAGTAAAGTCCAAGAGGCATGGAAACAGATGGGCCATTGGAAATTAAAGGGTCTGTAGGGTTCTCAAAGCTGTGTCCTATGAATAGTGACTCCTAAAGCTACCATCTCCTAACTCATATTCCAGTTATCTATTGAACACCTCTACCTAGATGTGTCATTGGTCTGGGACTCACTGTGATCACACACACCCCTCCCTGCACTCCCTGCCTCCATCAGTGACAGACATCCCCTCACAAATGTGCCCATACCAGAAACATAGCACTAGCCTTTGACTCTCTTTCCATTCCCTTGCTGCATCTAACTGGCCCAAAGTTTTCTTGTTTCGATTTACTAAACATCCCTCAATGGTTGTCCCTGTCCCCAGTGCCACTTTCTTAGCATGGTGGCAGCAAGCTCACCAGAAACTTTGGAATTTCagtcctgagtttgaatcccagctctgtcatCGTAAGCTGTATAAGCCTAGGCaagttccttaacctctctgagctgcaGTTTCCtcctagaaaatgaagaaagtaacaGCCTCCTCCTCATGTGATGGTtgtgaaataagtaaataaataaataaaacgttTTGTGTAATCCTGGTCCATACTAATGACTCTAGAGTTAATGGTCATCGTTACTACCATTGTAAGAATGCAACCCCCTCCCCTAGTCTCTGTAAGGTCACAGCTAAGCTCCTGAGCAAGGCAGGAGCTGGTTCCTGCCACATGCTCAGTGCATTTCAGTCATACTTAAGATGCCcaccatttctttcttcatgttGTATGCTGAGCTAGCCCTTCGCTCTCTTCCACCTGAAGAATTGACTTCATTCTTCACATCCCAGTTCAAACACtttctgtctcatctgtctcacTAAATCTTCTACAGATACCAGTGCCTCTCCATCTGTGTCCCACAGAGGTATGTTCATACCTCTAGCATAACCTTGGTCCCACCAGATGACAGTCACCTGTGTAGTGTGTCTCCCACAGATAGAGCCCAGGGCAAGCAGGGAAGACTCTCCTTCATGTCAATATCCTGACTTCCTGGCACAGTGTCTACAATGGAACAGGCCCTTGGTAAAGGTATGTCAAGTTCAAGGGAGCCATAAGAATATCGTGTGCCCTGTAAACACTGGAATTCCTTAATACTTCAGTATGAAAACTAGAGTTATGAAGAAACCCATGTTTCAAGAGCCAATGTCCAACTGCCTCCGATCTGaaattatagctcagtggttctcAGACCTCTTTTTGTATCAAAGTCagctgaaactttaaaaatagtgATGCTGAGGTCCCACCATGGGCAATCCTAACTTAGTAGATCTGGGTGGGTCTGAGCCATGATAGATATTAAAAGCTCTCTGTGCACCCAGGGTTGAGCATGTCTGCTGCAGCTCAGGGGATCCACCATGTCACTGTACAGAGCTCCCAGCCCAAGTGCTATTGTGAGTCAAAGATGTATGGGGATGTTGAAAAAATAATCCCCCTGCTTTGGAACACTGGGTCCTCCCTGACCTCTCTGGCTATATGCTAACTTTTACCCCAGCATGccataaaaatagcatttttttgtgtgtgctgtgaGGGGAAAAGAGCTGGGAAGCAATGACAGTCTGAGTACCTTCTAACCTGCCACATATGTGTCACACATGGGCCAAAGACATGTGTACATGTTGGCTTATTGACCCTCTTCCTGTGGAATTGTGATTCCTATTTTTCTGATGAGAAAAACAGGCCCAACGGTTAAGCACCTGCTCAAGGCCATGGGATAGAAAGCAACAGCATGGGTCTTCAGCCCCACGTGAGACCCACTGCAAGAAGAAACTAGGCAAGACATCTCTTCTTAAGCAATGGATACATGGGGACAGGAAAGCAGAAGAGAGcgtgagaagaagaaaaagagatctgggaaagggtgagagaagaggagagaaagcagaGGGAGCACAGGGCAGGCACAGTCAGCTTCAgggatatctctctctctctctctctctctctctctctctctctccctcttatttatttatttatttatttgcagtgctggggattgaacacagggcctcaagcatgGTAGGATGTcaatctgccactgagctacacctccccATCCTTATCCCAAGGCTTCTGAGTGAAATGACAATCTCATAGTGAACTAGGTCTGGTTGAGACTGAGCAGGAGGGTGTGCTGCTCCTCTGGATTCCTGTTCAATCCTCAACCTCAAAGTCAACTAAATGACATGGAGATCAGCCTTAGGTCAGCTGTGTGGACTTAACATATCTGGCTTATAGTGGGTGCTCCATAAATGTCTGTTCATCTGTCTGCTTGCCCTCTCTCATTCCCTCCTTTCCCTGCTGGAGTGGACCAGGATCAGGGATACTCACAGAATGTAGGTGATGACGCCTATACTCCTGTAAGCAAAGAAGAGTAAAGTCAGGGCTGCCTGACTCCAACGGAATCCTCACTCCTCCTCCAGGCAGCCCCTGGATGCCATCTCAAGTCTACAACCCTCCCATCCCACTCTTCAGGAGCAGCCTGGGATATATCTGGAGTCACTGAATTCAAGGAGCAGGTTCAAGATCCAACTTCTGCACTTGCAGACTCTGTGATTTGGGCATGTCCCTTATCACCTCTGAGCCCCTCTCCTTATCAAGGGAGGCTAATGAAAACTATCTCACAGGACTGCTGGCAGGATTTTAGAAAACTAGGTGGTCAGCCAACTGTAAAGTAGTATTCAAATGAGGCAAGTTCCATCTGTGCAGTAACTCCAGGCCAACAAAGTGTCTGGAACATTGGAGGTTCTTGTTGAATACTTGGTGCCTTTTCTGAATGAGCCACCGTTACTGACATCTGCCCATGGCTGTGGCATGGGTGAGCCTGGATTCCGATCCTGCTATTCCCCAGGTCCTCATCTGTTGGCAAATGTTCTAACCAACCTCAAGTCCAGACCTTGCTGCCTTCATCTGCTCCAGCAGCAGGCCCAGCATGCCCAGAGCAGCAGAAACTCTCAAAGGTGAGTGTGAAGAAAGGGGTTCTCACAGTCAGGGGGATGTCACCTGAAACAGAGTCTGAGCCCTTCCATCTTTGGAAGGATCTCTAGGCCACCTGGGTGACCTTTATAACTTACCACATGTCAGCCTCCAGTCCTAAAGGCTCATAGTTCACGATTTCTGGAGCTGAAAGAAGTCATGAAGAGGTGGAAAGGAGTCAAGAAGAGGTGGAAACAAGAGGCATGGGAACTCCTCTTTGTAGAGAACTCTAGGGAACCTGGGAACAAATGTCTCCATCCTAAATCTCCAGTACGGAAATCTGAGCACAGATGGAGATAACCTGGATCTATGAATTCTGAGGAAAGAAGCTGCTATAacccaagctgggcatggtggtacacgcctataatcccagcctcttgggaggctggggcaggagggtaaacagttttaggccagcctgggcttcgtAGTGGGATTCTGACTCaacttagtaaaaaaaaaagagaaagagagagaaatgaagttTCTATGGCCCAAATATTTGTGTTTCTGCAAAGGTcacatgttgaaacctaatccccaGTATGACAGTATAAAGAGGTGGGACCGTTGGAAGTGATGAGATCATGAGAGTGGAGCTTGGCAATGGGACTAGAGGCACTCAGGGAGCTTGCTGATTTccgccatgtgaggacacagttaGAAGCTGCCATCCATCAGGAAGGCTCCCTCACCGACACTGagtctgctggtgccttgatcttagacttcccaatCTCCAGAATTATAAGGAATatatttatgttgtttataaattaccctgtCTATAGCAGCCCAAACACACTTAACAGATGAACTGCTGATAACTTGGTAGAAATCTTTTACACACAGGCCTTGATTGTGAAGCAGAGGGAAAATACTTAGGATCACCCAAAAAGGAAGAGGCGGATGAGAGAAGAGGGTATAGGAAGGAGACGTGAAGGCCTAGCAATGAGGCTCACATTACAAGTCTCTGGTAgatactcttggggatatacccaaaagactgtgacacaggttactccagaggcacctgcacacccatgtttattgcagcactattcacaatagccaagttatggaaacagccaagatgccccactactgacgaatggatcaagaaaatgtggtatctatacacaatggaattttatgcagccatgaaaaagaacgaaatgttatcattcgctggtaaatggatggaattggagaacatcattctgagtgaggttagcctggtccaaaagaccaaaaatcgtatgttctccctcatatgcggacattagatcaaggaaaaacacaacaagggaattggactttgatcacatgataaagcgagaacacacaaggaaggtaggaggataggtaagacacc
This window harbors:
- the Dapk2 gene encoding death-associated protein kinase 2 isoform X6, with product MLQASMRSPIMATFKQQKVEDFYDIGEELGRVSGGELFDFLAQKESLSEEEATSFIKQILDGVNYLHTKKIAHFDLKPENIMLLDKNIPIPHIKLIDFGLAHEIQDGVEFKNIFGTPEFVAPEIVNYEPLGLEADMWSIGVITYILLSGASPFLGDTKQETLANITAVSYDFDEEFFSQTSELAKDFIRKLLVKETRKRLTIQEALRHPWIMLGLPFGAHILLIFWFFCLNTCQSKGDVRAPEQQKTQPAQLKTKRLREYTLKCHSSMPPNNTYVNFERFAHVVEDMAQVDQGCRALAEAHDTLQDDVEALVSIYNEKAAWYREENESARHDLSQLRYEFRKVESLKKLVREDIQATGSSLGSVARKLDHLQAQFEALRQALSADLQWMQELVGSFQLERRDTDDQGSMFHRDAIDSLSELLNRSRTEDVLASLKF
- the Dapk2 gene encoding death-associated protein kinase 2 isoform X4 encodes the protein MLQASMRSPIMATFKQQKVEDFYDIGEELGSGQFAIVKKCREKSTGLEYAAKFIKKRQSQASRRGVCREEIEREVSILRQVLHPNIITLHDVYENRTDVVLILELVSGGELFDFLAQKESLSEEEATSFIKQILDGVNYLHTKKIAHFDLKPENIMLLDKNIPIPHIKLIDFGLAHEIQDGVEFKNIFGTPEFVAPEIVNYEPLGLEADMWSIGVITYILLSGASPFLGDTKQETLANITAVSYDFDEEFFSQTSELAKDFIRKLLVKETRKRLTIQEALRHPWIMSKGDVRAPEQQKTQPAQLKTKRLREYTLKCHSSMPPNNTYVNFERFAHVVEDMAQVDQGCRALAEAHDTLQDDVEALVSIYNEKAAWYREENESARHDLSQLRYEFRKVESLKKLVREDIQATGSSLGSVARKLDHLQAQFEALRQALSADLQWMQELVGSFQLERRDTDDQGSMFHRDAIDSLSELLNRSRTEDVLASLKF
- the Dapk2 gene encoding death-associated protein kinase 2 isoform X5 translates to MHCPPGFGGQFAIVKKCREKSTGLEYAAKFIKKRQSQASRRGVCREEIEREVSILRQVLHPNIITLHDVYENRTDVVLILELVSGGELFDFLAQKESLSEEEATSFIKQILDGVNYLHTKKIAHFDLKPENIMLLDKNIPIPHIKLIDFGLAHEIQDGVEFKNIFGTPEFVAPEIVNYEPLGLEADMWSIGVITYILLSGASPFLGDTKQETLANITAVSYDFDEEFFSQTSELAKDFIRKLLVKETRKRLTIQEALRHPWIMLGLPFGAHILLIFWFFCLNTCQSKGDVRAPEQQKTQPAQLKTKRLREYTLKCHSSMPPNNTYVNFERFAHVVEDMAQVDQGCRALAEAHDTLQDDVEALVSIYNEKAAWYREENESARHDLSQLRYEFRKVESLKKLVREDIQATGSSLGSVARKLDHLQAQFEALRQALSADLQWMQELVGSFQLERRDTDDQGSMFHRDAIDSLSELLNRSRTEDVLASLKF
- the Dapk2 gene encoding death-associated protein kinase 2 isoform X1 — translated: MYLSAQPGPVGESGTALWACFSEGRGDFSGILRAGKARLQSWLKMSALSYDIHSSQSEAIHWAPRVCQALCGQFAIVKKCREKSTGLEYAAKFIKKRQSQASRRGVCREEIEREVSILRQVLHPNIITLHDVYENRTDVVLILELVSGGELFDFLAQKESLSEEEATSFIKQILDGVNYLHTKKIAHFDLKPENIMLLDKNIPIPHIKLIDFGLAHEIQDGVEFKNIFGTPEFVAPEIVNYEPLGLEADMWSIGVITYILLSGASPFLGDTKQETLANITAVSYDFDEEFFSQTSELAKDFIRKLLVKETRKRLTIQEALRHPWIMLGLPFGAHILLIFWFFCLNTCQSKGDVRAPEQQKTQPAQLKTKRLREYTLKCHSSMPPNNTYVNFERFAHVVEDMAQVDQGCRALAEAHDTLQDDVEALVSIYNEKAAWYREENESARHDLSQLRYEFRKVESLKKLVREDIQATGSSLGSVARKLDHLQAQFEALRQALSADLQWMQELVGSFQLERRDTDDQGSMFHRDAIDSLSELLNRSRTEDVLASLKF
- the Dapk2 gene encoding death-associated protein kinase 2 isoform X3 encodes the protein MLQASMRSPIMATFKQQKVEDFYDIGEELGSGQFAIVKKCREKSTGLEYAAKFIKKRQSQASRRGVCREEIEREVSILRQVLHPNIITLHDVYENRTDVVLILELVSGGELFDFLAQKESLSEEEATSFIKQILDGVNYLHTKKIAHFDLKPENIMLLDKNIPIPHIKLIDFGLAHEIQDGVEFKNIFGTPEFVAPEIVNYEPLGLEADMWSIGVITYILLSGASPFLGDTKQETLANITAVSYDFDEEFFSQTSELAKDFIRKLLVKETRKRLTIQEALRHPWIMLGLPFGAHILLIFWFFCLNTCQSKGDVRAPEQQKTQPAQLKTKRLREYTLKCHSSMPPNNTYVNFERFAHVVEDMAQVDQGCRALAEAHDTLQDDVEALVSIYNEKAAWYREENESARHDLSQLRYEFRKVESLKKLVREDIQATGSSLGSVARKLDHLQAQFEALRQALSADLQWMQELVGSFQLERRDTDDQGSMFHRDAIDSLSELLNRSRTEDVLASLKF
- the Dapk2 gene encoding death-associated protein kinase 2 isoform X2 codes for the protein MYLSAQPGPVGESGTALWACFSEGRGDFSGILRAGKARLQSWLKMSALSYDIHSSQSEAIHWAPRVCQALCGQFAIVKKCREKSTGLEYAAKFIKKRQSQASRRGVCREEIEREVSILRQVLHPNIITLHDVYENRTDVVLILELVSGGELFDFLAQKESLSEEEATSFIKQILDGVNYLHTKKIAHFDLKPENIMLLDKNIPIPHIKLIDFGLAHEIQDGVEFKNIFGTPEFVAPEIVNYEPLGLEADMWSIGVITYILLSGASPFLGDTKQETLANITAVSYDFDEEFFSQTSELAKDFIRKLLVKETRKRLTIQEALRHPWIMSKGDVRAPEQQKTQPAQLKTKRLREYTLKCHSSMPPNNTYVNFERFAHVVEDMAQVDQGCRALAEAHDTLQDDVEALVSIYNEKAAWYREENESARHDLSQLRYEFRKVESLKKLVREDIQATGSSLGSVARKLDHLQAQFEALRQALSADLQWMQELVGSFQLERRDTDDQGSMFHRDAIDSLSELLNRSRTEDVLASLKF